The DNA region ATGCACATTgctaatataaataattttaaatttcatggGAAAAACTTTCTAACGAGTCATTACCTTTTCCTTCAAAACTCATTTGCCGTGTAAATTTAATTAGCAAAAcatgtagaaaataaatttattgaattcttggaagatatatatatatatatatatatatatatgtatgtatgtatgtatcagaacaacttaaaatattcgACATTGAAAAAGTTATTTGGAACTTTTGGAATAAATAAAGATTACTTAAAGCTTTGATGATCCGTGTGCAATATCGATGACAAAACGATACTTAACATCGTTGCTTGCCAGGCGATGTAGGGCTTCATTGATCTGATCCGTTCGGACAACCTCAACGTCACATGTTATGTTGTGTTTCCCACATACATCCATCATCTCTTGTGTTTCTTTCATGCTCCCTATCATGCTTCCCTTCACCACTCTCTTCcctataatttaaattttgtgcTAGCTTAATTAATCTGATCTCTTTGATCGAGAAAATTACAAAACATTGACGGGTTTGTGTTGCATGACGGTGAGTGCAGTCAACAGATATATACGTATGTTGTGTTTTTGGATCAATTTTAGTTAAACGTCGAATACATATGTTATTTTGACCTTGTAAAAACGAAGACAAAACTCTCAGAAAGTAAGGAAAGCTCACCAAAGGTTAAGGGGAAAGATGGTAAATCCATAGGCTGATCCGGTGATCCAACAATCACAAGCGTCCCATTCACTTTCaataactccaatatgggtccCAGTGGATGTTTGGCTGATACTGTATTCAAAATAAAATCCAGACTCCTTTTCTTGGACTGCGCAAAATAAGTAACTATTACATTGATTGTTATCAGCAATTTATGGTGAACATTGTAATTTTCGACTACTCGACCACGAAATTGATCGTTTTCAATCATGAATCAAGAGCTAGAAGAAACCTGCATTTGATTTGCACTTGTGCTTAAGATGAAATCATCAGCACCAAATCGGTCTTTGGCTTCTTTCTCTTTAAAGGAAGATGTGCTAATTATAGTTAAATGATGCCCAAATGCCTTCACGAATTTGGCCGCAACATGACCCAGCCCTCCAAGACCAACTACGCCTATTCTTTTTCCCGGCGAGTCCACCAACTTGTCGTCTTTCAAAGGACAATACACCGTGATCCCCGCGCACAAAAGGGGTGCCGTTGCAGCCATTGGCAAATTTTTGGGCACACGTACTACATACCTTCGACATGAAAATCTCATATACATGAGTATCAACTAttcaaatgattttaaatttctaaTTATCCCAACAAGTGGgatcggaaaaaaaaaatttcacatgGAATATTTTGTATCATTTTACCGGTGATCTGCGACCAAAAGTCGGAGTAACCCCCGTAAGTGATGCTTCCATCCCAGAACAGCCCATTATATGTGAACTGAACCTGATCGCAGTAATTTTCCTGCCCACTTGTGCAGAACTCACAGTTCAAGCAAGTAGCCGACATGCAACCCACTCCAGCCCTGTCCCCGACCTGGAAATTAGCCACATTGTTGCCCACCTTCGTTATAATCCCAACAATTTCATGCCTTGTCAAACCAAAAGAAAAGTAAATATATCACTACATTAATGTATAATTAAGCGTTGATCTTGACATGCGTCGGGTTCAAAATTTACCCGGGAATAATGGGATACTTGGTTATGCCCCACTCGTTTTTGACATAATGATCAATGTCGGTATGACATATCCCGcagaagagaattttgatggTAACATCATTAATCCCGTTTTCTCTAACAAATGAAAAATTAATATCCTCATGATCAATTAAAGTCTTGCTCATGAATTAagctaaattaatatatatacctGCGTTTGAAGGTGTAAGGAATGATCTTGCCCGAGGAGTCGTGAGCTGCCCACCCAGACACAGTTTGTGTGTGGTTTGTAGTCGTTTGAGCCATTAATTAATTTCACACAAAAAAAAAGAGTCAGATTTATATGCAGAACTAGATCGCCGGACTGGAATATAAACTCTGCGTAGAATAATTGATCATGATTGAAAAAGACCTATTTGTAATGGCAAGCGTACGTGCATCTCATGTATGTTGCGTGCCTCGAACGGGAAATTTTCCAAGTGAATACATGGAAATTTCTTAGTAAAAATGTGTCAAATTATTTAGCACGTAGTCAGTTTGAGGTCAACATGCGTTACTTGACAATTTGTGAAACAATttcatagatatatatatatatgttcatGAAACGGATCGACCCGTTtcatacataaaaaataatatttttgaatagATAGGGTCAAATCGGAAATTACGATCTCATAAGAGTTTTTGTTTGtcccaaaaataaaatcatctctgatcaataaataaataaataataaaatttgtcCGAAGAAGGAAGAAGTTTCATCCATTTTTAATGAGAAGGTAATGGGGAAGTTTGACTATTATTTATTGTATACATGTGGCTATGTTCAATGCTGAATTTTTTTGGTTTGGTTCATAATCTTTTCCTGGTACTTGTCTTGAAGGTAACATGAATTTACAAAAATATGTATTTGTAAAAGTATTTTTTAGGGTACAAGTTTCATTTATTCaacataaattaaaatatcattAGGTATAATTTAGTAATCATGAATTGAACTATATTGTTGAcacaattataaaataaatatctttAGTTTTCGTTCTttcacatgtttattttatatatttatatacaaaAGAAATTACTACGGCCAAAATATGGGAAGGGTAAATTATTTGGTAACATTGGCAGAGAAAAGATAACACGAGAAGATAAAACGATAAAgaaaaatcttttaattttgAATATGAAATATATTTATGATGATATCACGATATTCGAATctaacaagagacctactcttttttATTACTATTTCTATTTTATGTTGTTTggtaatataaattatattatacataaataaattaattattataatgaaTAGAAAGGTTCCAAAAAACGAAGAAATCAAGTGTACGTATTTTAGTCTATAATAAATCGTTCGCATTcttttaaatcattttttttaaatacttttAATTTCACTCTAAGCAAAAATAGGAATGggggaaaataattaaaaagaaaagagtatgTATATACATCGGAAATTCACTAGGATTTTGATAGGGGCAGCATTGTCATTTCATGAGAATCCTATTAACAAGGGTTTATTAAATCAAACCTTTTCAAGAAAACTACTCCCCCTCTTTGACACCGGTAGCCACCGCTGCATCAGATACTGCGCAAGGACACTACACCCCACGCACATTTTGGAGGAAAGAGTTTTCTCATATCACACAAATCCGCTGATTAATTTTGTTGTATGATCGTTAATATCTAGTGCAAGTATTTTTTTCCCAGTTTCGTGTATATTTTTTCTGGGTTTACCCTTGGAATGGCGACGGATCACTCGCCTCGTTCCTTGACAGCCGTCACCAACAGTGGAGTTGACATCCCTCATTCGGGAAGACGGAGTCTACCCTCGGCATGGGCATCGGTCGTTAGGGGCGATTCTGAACAAATCTCCTCTCCGACAGCCGCTGCCACTCCTGGGGTTTCTTCACCGCCGCCGGAGACGGATTCTGCTTCTGATACTTCCGTGGTTGAGACTTGGGTTACGGAGGCCCATCCTGAGAGCTCCGATGTTATCGGTGAAGGCAATGCGGGTCCACCTAGGAGGCCCGCTTGGAATAGGCCGGTAAACGGCGTCGTTGAGGCCGTTTCTGTTATGGGTGGAGCCGTTTCTTGGCCTGCTTTGTCTGAATCAACCCGACCTGTTCCGAGATCATCATCGGATTCTCCGAGACCCGTGTCTGATGGACCAGTCTCTTCATCTCaggtgaaaatatttatttataagaaTATAATTTTGTTTCTGCAGGATTTTTTCTTATAGGAATAATTGATACGATGATGCTTCCTATTTCTGTGGTTTCTAGATTCTTATGTTAAAATAATGCTGAATTTTCGTTCATGATATAGGATATGGGTTTTTTCTAtaaatttgagttttttttataCTACCGTACATTTGAATATCTGTTTCCTTTATATTTTCCATATGACAACTGGTGGCTGTGTTGTATGTATTAACACTGGATcgtttataaaattaatttgaacTTTCGTTTTTAATCCTGCATAAATTAACTGGGGCATATGATTTCTTGTGTCATGTATTGTATTTATTTCTAACTCCAAAGCATGCAGCATTCAGTTTCCAGACATTTTCAAGTTCAGTCACCTTTCCTGCCATTAGTAGGGATAAATTGTTATCGATTGGTTATTACTTAAAATGTTAGTACAGATTCATTATAGTTATTGAATGCATTTTCCCCTTTGGAGGGGCATCACTAATGTTGTTTGCTTTTGTTTGGGTAATAGGCTCCTATAATATCTCCGCCACTTCGGAGACAATCTAACTCTAATACATATACTAATTCCACTGCAAACAATACAACGCCTTCTAGACCAAGATCCAGGAATcgcggaggaggtggtggaggaAGCTCCTCTGTAAGTGGATCATCTCAAAATAACTTTAGCCGACCGTCCCCCCCAGCACCACCGCCCTTTCCAATACTTGAAGTTCATCGTCAACCGTTTCATCCTGTGTTTGATGTGCCTGTGAGAAATGTGAGATCAGTTGGAGGTTCTCAGTCACATACAGGAAATGACCATTCTTCCCAGAGGACCAATTCAAGGAGGAGTAATTTTGGGGCCCGCCCTCGTGTAGATGGACCACACCACATAAATCATGGAGTCAGGCGAGATCATGATCGCAGAGATGTTCATTTTTCCCCTCAATATGTGCCTCCGCCGTTGGGATATATGCCACCCACCTTGGCCCCTGGTGCTCCACCATTCATTGTCCCGCAACCTATCAGAATGTTTCCAAACCAAATGGGTTTTGGTAAGTTTCTTAACGGTATTTTTGCCAAATTTTGGCTATTTGGACTTTCTAT from Primulina tabacum isolate GXHZ01 chromosome 14, ASM2559414v2, whole genome shotgun sequence includes:
- the LOC142524722 gene encoding la-related protein 1C-like — protein: MATDHSPRSLTAVTNSGVDIPHSGRRSLPSAWASVVRGDSEQISSPTAAATPGVSSPPPETDSASDTSVVETWVTEAHPESSDVIGEGNAGPPRRPAWNRPVNGVVEAVSVMGGAVSWPALSESTRPVPRSSSDSPRPVSDGPVSSSQAPIISPPLRRQSNSNTYTNSTANNTTPSRPRSRNRGGGGGGSSSVSGSSQNNFSRPSPPAPPPFPILEVHRQPFHPVFDVPVRNVRSVGGSQSHTGNDHSSQRTNSRRSNFGARPRVDGPHHINHGVRRDHDRRDVHFSPQYVPPPLGYMPPTLAPGAPPFIVPQPIRMFPNQMGFDMMSSYIYVPPMHPETFRPMPMVPPAQPPMPMNPLSNLIVSQIDYYFSEANLVKDNFLRSNMDDQGWVPITLIASFPRVQQLTHDIPLILESMRYSAVVEVQGDKVRKHYEWNRWLNSSGRPNLDTGSHNMDATPENSLATSFREVSLNEASTSANGDINKREGHTEMVNGRFFSEELTDQSRLANGDDTVEEPHSIIV